A genomic window from Triticum urartu cultivar G1812 chromosome 7, Tu2.1, whole genome shotgun sequence includes:
- the LOC125522444 gene encoding GDSL esterase/lipase APG-like: MKGGLFVVGLLVAALVGAVAASTEAVRRPVVPAMFVLGDSTLDVGNNNHLPGKDVPRANQPFYGVDFPGSAIATGRFSNGYNIADFIARYLGFEKSPLAYLVLKSRNYLIPSALTRGVSYASAGAGILDSTSAGNSIPLSKQVRYFAATKAEMEAVAGRGNVSRLLARSFFLLGVGSNDLFQSTATTQGDVIALYTTLISNYTAAINDLYVMGARKFGVISVSPLGCVPAVRVLNVTGACNDAMNQIAMGFTATLKSALAGLAQKLPCLAYSLGDSFAALETNFSNPQAAGYVSVDSACCGSGRLGAEGGYCTRNSKLCADHDAYVYWDWIHATQRAAELGAQALFNEGPAQVTAPISFGQLADER; the protein is encoded by the exons ATGAAGGGCGGCCTCTTTGTCGTCGGTCTCCTGGTGGCGGCCCTTGTCGGTGCGGTCGCGGCGAGCACTGAAGCGGTGCGGCGGCCGGTGGTGCCGGCCATGTTTGTGCTTGGGGACTCAACGCTGGACGTGGGCAACAACAACCACCTGCCGGGGAAGGACGTGCCCAGGGCCAACCAGCCTTTCTACGGCGTCGACTTCCCCGGCAGCGCCATTGCCACCGGACGGTTCAGCAACGGCTACAACATCGCCGACTTCATCG CTAGGTACCTGGGGTTCGAGAAGAGCCCTCTGGCTTATCTGGTGCTGAAATCACGCAACTATCTCATCCCTAGCGCTCTCACGAGAGGAGTGAGCTACGCCTCTGCTGGAGCTGGCATCCTGGACTCCACT AGTGCGGGAAACAGCATCCCGTTGTCGAAGCAGGTGCGCTACTTTGCGGCGACCAAGGCAGAGATGGAGGCCGTAGCCGGCAGAGGCAACGTGTCCAGGCTCCTCGCTcgctccttcttcctcctcggcgTCGGCAGCAATGACCTCTTCCAGTCCACAGCGACCACCCAGGGTGATGTCATTGCGCTCTACACAACTCTCATCTCCAACTACACTGCTGCGATCAAT GATCTGTATGTGATGGGGGCGAGGAAGTTCGGGGTCATCAGTGTCAGCCCGCTGGGCTGCGTGCCAGCGGTGCGCGTGCTCAACGTGACCGGGGCATGTAACGATGCCATGAACCAGATCGCCATGGGATTCACCGCCACACTTAAGTCTGCACTCGCCGGCCTCGCCCAAAAGCTCCCATGCCTTGCCTACTCCCTCGGCGACTCCTTCGCCGCCTTGGAGACAAACTTCTCCAACCCGCAAGCAGCCG GGTATGTGAGCGTGGACAGCGCCTGCTGCGGGAGCGGGAGGCTGGGCGCTGAGGGCGGCTACTGCACGCGGAACTCCAAGCTGTGTGCCGACCACGACGCCTATGTGTACTGGGACTGGATCCACGCCACGCAGCGGGCTGCCGAGCTGGGTGCCCAGGCGCTCTTCAACGAGGGCCCGGCCCAGGTCACTGCACCCATCAGCTTCGGGCAGCTGGCCGACGAGAGATGA